CTCTTTACAGATGACGAAGCTTACGGCTCTGCTAGCGTGCAGATCAAACAGATTGCTTCGAATTTGCTTTATAGGTTGGAACGAAAAGTGCTTAAAGATGAGCAAAGCAGGAGCTTTGGGGGCTTCTTTAAGCGTTTGATAGAACAATTTTAATGGAGATTGAGCTTTGCGTGCAGAAAATTTTATAGCATTTTTTACGGTTTGTGGATTTTTCATAGGCATAGTTTTTACCTTGCTAAAGGTGAGCGAGCCTATCGAAATGCTCGTTTATACGCTAGTTATTACTTTATTTTTTTACCTTATAATTCACATCGTGATAATGAACTACGTCGATGTAAAAAGGACTTTGAAGAAATTTTTTGACAAGCAAAGACATGAGGAGATCGCAGACTATCTCATCTCTGAGCTAAACGTTAGGGAAAAACGGATGGAAAATATCATGCTAAAAGTAACCACCGAAAATTTAGACTCTGGTAAGCAAAATGTACGAACTAAAGCAAAAGCAGCTTAACGCTTATAAAAGCACCATTAAAAAAGAGCAAGACGAGATCGTCTTAAAATACATGCCAGCTCTGCGCGCTATGGCGTTTAGGCTAAAGGAGCGCTTGCCTTCAAGTATCGACGTAAACGACCTTATAAGTGTTGGCGTTGAAGAGATGATAAAGCTTAGCAGGAAGTATGACAAAGAGCAAAACGACTCATTTTGGGGATATGGCAAAAAGAGAATTTATGGCTCAATGCTTGACTACCTAAGAGCTCTTGACGTCGTTAGTAGAAGCGATAGAAAGCTAGTAAAGAGCATAAATACCGAGATAGATAACTACTTTAACACACACGAAGAAGAGCCAAGCGACGAGTATCTGGCTGATAAACTAAATGAAGATATCGAAAAGATAAGAGAGGCAAGGGGGGTTAGTGGCATCATCACCATCCTGCCAATAGACGAGCAAATGGAGCTAATCGGTCAAAGCGATGTTGAAAAAAGCGTAGAAAAAGAGGATCTTATCTTAAAGATCGAAAGTGCGTTAAAAGACTTTGATGAGCGTGATCAGATGATAGTTCAGCTCTATTACTACGAAGAGCTAAATTTAAAAGAGATCAGCGAGATAATGAACATCAGCGAGAGTAGAATTTCACAAATTCATAAACGTTTGCTTGATCGCATCAGACGCAGCTTGGGGGTTTAATGGCTGATATTTTAAGTCAAGAAGAGATAGATGCGCTACTTGAAGTCGTCGATGAAGACGGCGATACGAGCAATATCGAGATAGAAGAGAGCCCGCAAGGCGAGCAAAAACAGATCATTATCTATGACTTCAAGCGTCCAAACCGCGTCAGTAAAGAGCAACTTCGTGCGATAAAAGGTATCCACGATAAGCTTGCTAGAAATTTGGCTAGTCAAATTTCAAGCGTTATGAGAAGTATCGTCGAGCTTAGACTTCACAGCGTAGATCAGATGACATACGGCGAGTTTTTGATGAGTTTGCCAAGCCCAACTAGCTTTAACGTCTTTTCTATCAAGCCACTTGATGGAAACTGCATCTTAGAGATAAACCCAAGCATAGCATTTCCTATGATAGATCGTTTGCTTGGCGGAACTGGTGAAAATTTCGAGGCAAACAGAGAGCTAACTGACATCGAGGTAAATTTACTTGATGCGGTGCTTAGGATGATCATGCAGCGCCTAAAAGAGAGCTGGTCGATGATAACTGATATGTATCCAAACGTCGAGGCAAAAGAGAGCAGTCCAAACGTCGTGCAGATCGTCTCTCAAAACGAGATCGTCATCATGGTCGTCATGGAGATCATCGTTGGTGGCTCAAGCGGCATGATAAATTTATGCTATCCAGTCATCTACCTAGAGCCGATCCTTTCGCGCCTTGCAAACAGGGACATCATGCTTGGCGAAACGAGCGCTAAAAAGAGCAGAAACAAAGAGCTAAAAACGCTAATAGGCCGTGCTGAGGTGCTTTATGAGGCGATCCTTGGTAAATCAATCGTTAGCGTAAATGAGTTTTTAAATTTAAAAGAGGGCGATATCTTAAGGCTTGATAGAGGAGCTGATGATAAGGCGATCGTTTGTATCGATAAAAAAGAGGTATTTTTAGCTGAAGTTGGGCTTCATAGATTTAGAAAGTCTATCAAGATTGAGCAGCTAATCCGCTCTGACAAAGACGAGATCAAACACATCCTAGAAAAATACGAAGAAGAGCGAAAAGCAAAACTAATGGCATACGACGAGGCCAACGAACACAACAACGAAGAAGAGAGCGAAGATAATGACGAATGAATTTTTTAACATCTTTTCAAATGAGTTAAAAGCGACCATCGAAGGGCTAACTGGCAGAGCGCCAGAGATCGGCGAGAGAAATGAATTTGACGCACCAGCGCAAAATGGTATAAAACCGCCAGTTGTCATGGCTAGCGTGACATTAAGTGGCGACATCAATGCAAAAGCTGAGATCGCCTGCACGCCAGTGCTCATAAGTGCAGTTAGCGAGTGGATGATGGGCGAGGAGGAAATTTCAAAGAATGAAAACCTCGGTAGCGACGAGCTTGACGCTGCAAAAGAGATATTTTCAAACCTTTTTAGTGCATTTAGCACCTCTCTTGGAGCACAAAAAGGCATGCCAAAGATCAGCTTTGAGGTGATAAATGTAAATTTCTTAGATGAAAACTCATCGCTTGATTTTAGCGTTTTTGAAAAGCTTTTTTTGTTTAACATAAAGATCGAGGATCTAAATGAGCATGTGGCTTTTGTCTGCGATCACACGCTTATGAGA
This genomic stretch from Campylobacter concisus harbors:
- a CDS encoding RNA polymerase sigma factor FliA — encoded protein: MYELKQKQLNAYKSTIKKEQDEIVLKYMPALRAMAFRLKERLPSSIDVNDLISVGVEEMIKLSRKYDKEQNDSFWGYGKKRIYGSMLDYLRALDVVSRSDRKLVKSINTEIDNYFNTHEEEPSDEYLADKLNEDIEKIREARGVSGIITILPIDEQMELIGQSDVEKSVEKEDLILKIESALKDFDERDQMIVQLYYYEELNLKEISEIMNISESRISQIHKRLLDRIRRSLGV
- the fliY gene encoding flagellar motor switch protein FliY, with the translated sequence MTNEFFNIFSNELKATIEGLTGRAPEIGERNEFDAPAQNGIKPPVVMASVTLSGDINAKAEIACTPVLISAVSEWMMGEEEISKNENLGSDELDAAKEIFSNLFSAFSTSLGAQKGMPKISFEVINVNFLDENSSLDFSVFEKLFLFNIKIEDLNEHVAFVCDHTLMRFFEPAKSEPVDAAKAAAAPHALKGEFSAEEMRNIGLIMDVRLPMRVRIGSKRMLLKDVLTMDIGSVIELNQLANDPLEILIGDKVIALGEVVIIDGNFGIQITQIGSKRERLQQLK
- the fliM gene encoding flagellar motor switch protein FliM, yielding MADILSQEEIDALLEVVDEDGDTSNIEIEESPQGEQKQIIIYDFKRPNRVSKEQLRAIKGIHDKLARNLASQISSVMRSIVELRLHSVDQMTYGEFLMSLPSPTSFNVFSIKPLDGNCILEINPSIAFPMIDRLLGGTGENFEANRELTDIEVNLLDAVLRMIMQRLKESWSMITDMYPNVEAKESSPNVVQIVSQNEIVIMVVMEIIVGGSSGMINLCYPVIYLEPILSRLANRDIMLGETSAKKSRNKELKTLIGRAEVLYEAILGKSIVSVNEFLNLKEGDILRLDRGADDKAIVCIDKKEVFLAEVGLHRFRKSIKIEQLIRSDKDEIKHILEKYEEERKAKLMAYDEANEHNNEEESEDNDE